Proteins encoded in a region of the Flavobacterium sp. MDT1-60 genome:
- a CDS encoding amidohydrolase — protein MNNRIDAHQHFWKFDPVRDSWIDETMQKIQRDFLPEDLLPLLQENQFSGCVAVQASQSEDETNFLINLAAKNDFIKGVVGWVDLRGVTIEERLNHFSNHKKIKGFRHVVQGEADDFMLRKDFQNGIAALKQFNYTYDILIFHRQLPAAINLVNQFPDQPFVIDHIAKPDIKSGDISSWKKGIVEIAKAENVLCKISGMVTEANWETWKTDDLKPYLDVIFENFSADKLMFGSDWPVCNVASNYTEVVKTLEDYIAQLAVQNQNKIWHENATSFYKL, from the coding sequence ATGAATAACCGAATTGATGCACACCAACATTTTTGGAAATTTGATCCCGTAAGAGATAGCTGGATCGATGAAACCATGCAGAAAATTCAAAGAGATTTTTTGCCCGAAGATCTTTTGCCGTTGCTTCAGGAAAATCAGTTTTCAGGCTGTGTTGCTGTTCAGGCAAGTCAGTCGGAAGATGAAACTAATTTTTTGATAAATCTCGCAGCAAAAAATGATTTCATAAAAGGAGTCGTGGGGTGGGTAGATTTGCGCGGTGTAACAATTGAAGAACGATTAAATCATTTTTCAAATCATAAAAAGATAAAAGGTTTTCGACATGTCGTTCAGGGCGAAGCGGATGATTTTATGCTGAGAAAAGATTTCCAAAACGGAATCGCTGCTTTGAAACAGTTTAATTATACGTATGATATTCTTATTTTTCATCGACAGTTACCTGCTGCCATAAATTTGGTAAATCAGTTTCCGGATCAGCCTTTTGTAATCGATCATATCGCAAAACCGGATATTAAATCGGGAGATATTTCATCATGGAAAAAGGGAATTGTAGAAATTGCCAAAGCCGAAAATGTCTTGTGCAAAATCTCTGGAATGGTTACCGAAGCCAATTGGGAAACATGGAAAACAGATGATTTAAAACCTTATTTAGATGTTATTTTTGAAAATTTTTCTGCTGATAAATTAATGTTCGGGTCAGATTGGCCGGTTTGTAATGTGGCTTCAAATTATACAGAAGTGGTAAAAACTTTAGAAGATTATATTGCTCAATTAGCTGTACAAAATCAAAATAAAATCTGGCATGAAAATGCTACATCATTTTATAAACTTTAG